The DNA segment GTTGTAGAAGCTTAATTGTTAGTATTTGGAAATTTTACTTTATCAATCTTATTAGATAATTTTTATCAAAAATATGAATCTTTGATTCATCATTACTATCAAGTTTAAATATTTCTTCAACTTTTTCATTTTTGATTGCATTTTCTATCATATTGGCTACCCTTCTATTCATCTGAGCGGTATCTTGAGCCTTTCCTTTAGTTGGCTTAACGACAATAGAGCGGATAACTAAATAGAAATGGATAAGATCTTTCTCATGATCATTAAAAGCATCTGCAACAACAAATATCATAATCTGCTTTTAACTTCTTAACGATATACATAAATCTAATTTCTAATTTTTTGTGGATATATTCACTAGCAAAATTTAAGCAATTTAATTGTTCAATTGGTGAACTAGCAAAGTATCTACTATTATCAAACTTATGAAACAACTTAGCTAATAAATCTAGCTGATCTTTAACAATAACTATAGGATACCTACATATCCTCAAAGTTTTGGCTATCAACACTAGAAAAACTATTTAATAGCTTTTTTCATTGCTGTTTTCATACCGATATAGTTAACTATAAGCTATTTATTTTTACCTATATATTTTTTATTTACTCGAGAAATAGTTTAGATAAGTTATGCTGTTGGATTGGCTTATCAATATAAGATGGTATCTGAGAGAGGTACATCAAAATCTGTAAGCCACATATCAACTACTATAGCTATTTTGAAATTAGGTTTTTCATTTTTAAACTAGCGTATCTAGATTTTTGTACTCTTTTAAGCCAAGTAAATCATATAACCCTTTTTTATCATCTTGATTACTAGTCATATATCTATTTCTTTTCTTTGTCTATAAGCTCGGTGGTATCTTCACAAGCTTTTTTGATATTACACTCTGATCATAAGGCTATGATTTCTTTGAATAAGGTATAAGCTATCTATCTACTATTAGAGACAAACATCGCTTTGCTTTTTAGAGTTGCCCCCTGAAACTCTACGCTCATAATACTCGAAAAATCTTTAGCAATCGCAATATTACAAAGTATGACACTCATGTTTGTCATAGCTTTCTTACTTTCTTCTATCTGGTGCTCATTTGCTCCAGCTTCGGCACATTCTTGATAATATTTTTAAATCTCTTGAAGTTTTGAACTATCCATTTACCGTATAAGATACTATTGTTATAGCTGGCTATATATGCGATATGAATTTGAGATTTGTAGTTTGTTGTCATTTTTTTTGTATTCACTATTACTAACAACTTGAAGGACAGCCAATTACAAAACATAGAAAATCTTGGTGGAACTTACCAGGCAAAACATTGATTTTCTATGGTATTGGCAAACTGTTTTGGTGTATTACTTAACAAAAGGTGTTAGTCAAAAAATACAAATGGAGATCTTATTTTAGTCATTACATTAGCTAAAGTAATAAAGTAATTATCTTGGTATTTATAGATGCAAACCAAGATGTTTTTAGAAGTTAGAAATACTGATTTTAGCAGTAGCTATGCTAGTGCTAGGCTAGATATATTTTGTGGTTTGTTAGAGTATGAAAGTGACTATTTCTAGTGATTGATATATATGGATAGCTTTTGGAAGGTTATTGTAAAGTGTTGATAGTAAAAATGATAAATTACTGTAAGATGTTTTTACTCTTTGAAGTTTAGCTGACTAAATAGTTTTTCCTGCTAGTAACAGCAAAATCATACCTATCATTTTATCTTTATCTGCTGGTTGAGATTCTGCTATTAAAATTGTTAAAGTAGCTAATGCTTCTGGGGTTATTCTATGACTGTAGTTAAATTTCTTTAATAACCAAATAAAAGTAAAAGCACCTGTGCGTTTATTACCATCATTAAATAGATGGTTTTTAACAGTGAAATATAATAAATGTGCTGCTTTTTCTTCAATACTTTGATAAAGCTCTTGTCCAAACACATTCTGGAACACATTTTTTATAATACTTTCTAAGCTACCCTTTGACTTTTCTTGAGCAAAAAGAGTTGTTGCCTCATTTTTGTTCATAAGATTTTCTTTTAGTTTTTGTATATCTTTATAAAGTTGTTGTACTGATATTTCTATATCAGTAGATGTATTAGTTTTTGGAAACTTCTGCTCATCATAACTTTGTAAAGAAAACCAAGTGTATGAAAATGTTTTTATTAATTCTAATATATCATCATTATTAATCTGTTTTTGTGCCGAAGCTTGTAGTTTAGATATAATATCAACCAAAAGATTTGGATCATTTTCAATTCTTAACTGATTAATTGTATAGCATTGTGTTATATGCTGTTTTAAGATTTGTGTTGCCCACTTTCTAAACTTTATTGCCTTTACTGAGTTGGTCTTATAGCCAATAGCTAATATTACATCTAAAGAATAAAAAACTACTGGCTTATTAGAATTTGCAATATGCATTTTTTGCATATTGCTTTTTTCATCAACTTCACCTTCCTTAAATATATTCCTAATATGCCTAGAGATCACAGACTGATCTTTGCCATATAAAGAAACAATATCTTTTTGACTAGCCCAAATAGTTTCACTATTAAAGTCAGCTTTTAATTCTAAAGCACCATTTTCAAGCTGGTATATTACTAAATCTTTCTCTTTATTCATTACTTAAAGCTTCAAAATCTAGGATTATATTTTCAATACTATATCAATGTTTATATAGATACAAACTCAAACCATTGGCTAAACATCATCTGTTAGATTGAATTGTCTCTTTTGTCCATTAGTTGAAATAGTAACTGACTTTATAAATTCAATAGCTTTTAAAACTATTTGAGTTTTAGTTTGATCTGGCATTACATATCTAACTTTGTTAATTTGATTGGCTTTTATCATTTTCAGATATTGAACTATTACCTGCTGATAGTGATATTTACTCTTTATCGTTCGCCAACCTTCTATAGCTATTTTTTGATAATCTCGTGTAATGATAATCTGTATTAAGTCATTTTATTATTAAAGCTTAGCTTTTTCAGATAAAATAACAGATTTCTCTATATTTGGATTATTTTATCATTAATAACATCCTTATAAACTTATAAGAAAGTTGCATATATTTATAAACTATGCCACCCAAAGACTTTTCTACATCTTGTATGCCATCAACTATAGATCCTGTTCCTCTAGTTACAAATGTTGTACTTAAACCTATTATTAACTTCTGTTACAATAAGATTAGAATAACCATCTTGACCTAAATATTCATATTTTATTTGTTGACCATTTTTACCAACTATTGTATGCGTCGTACTAATTTATATTTTGATAATGTAGACTAATAATATTCTCTATTATTAACCTAAAGCTTCATGTAGTTGGTTGACATTTCCATTAGAATTAAACTCTATAATAATCTCTATATTTAGTTTATCTCCATTAAAGAATATTTAAGATAATGATTTACCTCAACTTGATATATATATCATAAAACTTTTCTATATAATCTAACTCACTTATATTGCTGCATCTTTAGTTGTTAATTTACTCATAATATCTCCCCTTTATTTATTTTATGATAATGTTTTTTACTGGTTGATAATATTCTGTTTTTTATCGGAATTATGATATTTATTTTTGAGTTTGTTATAGAGGTGTAGTTATTAATATACTAAAGTTAGTAAACATAATATCATTATTGTAATACTTTTGTATTACTACCACGGAATAATGTAACAGAAGTGTTAACTCTTCCATGTTTTCTATTAGTTCATTAAAATTATTAACTTTTCCATATGTATATAAACTTATAACTTTGAATTTCATGTGTTTCTATTAAATTATATAAATAATTATTTATATAAGTTTTAGCTATATTTTTAGCTGATTTAGGTACATTAAAATACTTACCCCTTATACTATTTACTTTACTAACCATTCTTTGGCACTTAGTTTCCAATACACATTAGAATTAATAAATACCTTCACATTTAGATAAAATACAAGTTCTTCTCTTTATCTGTACATCTCAAAGATCCTCCCATTGAAACATTATTTTTATCATAAAATTTATTAAGAGTGTTATTTTGAATATAATTCAGTTATTTTAAGTACGTAGTATCATTATCCACAATCATCAGATTTTATAATTTCAAATTTCTTATTTGAAAGTAAGCTTTCTCCAATTACCATTACCTTTATAGTAAGTACCGCCAGGTTTAAACATATCTCCATATTTTTCATTTATATATTAAATTGCTAGAGTTTCTGCCTGATTGCTTTTCTGGTGTGTTTTAACTACATCAACAAAAAAGTAGCCTTTCTACATCTAGATAATATAACTAACAAGAGAATTATTTATTTTTTCAATTTTATTATAAGACTCTATTTTCAGTATTTATTAACTAAGAAACTTCACGACTCTAGAATGCAGAATCTTCATCTCTTTTGAAATAAGTTTTGAGAAATTGATAAAGCCATGTATCAAGAGCTATCAAAATGATAGTGCTGTATCTCAACATCATGCCTAATAAGTCTTTCAGTAAATAGTAATCCTTCATCTCTCAAAGGATCATAACCAGCTGTCATAACTAAAGTTCGTGGCATATTATCTAATTCTTTGATGTAAAAAGGAGAAACCTCAGGAGAGCATTTATAAATATTTTCAGGAACATATAGCTCAGAGTACCACATAGTTTTTGCTTTAGTTAATATATAACCACTAGCAAAATCTTCTAGTGATTTTGTAGGCATATGAGATAGATCTACTGATGGATATAGGATAATATTATTAGCGATTTTTACACTACTTTTTTTCAGTAAATTATATGTTGCTAAGACTGTCAGATTAGCTCCTGCACTATCACCCATCATCGTAAATTTATTTTTAGAAACTCCAAATTTCTTTGAATGTTGGAAAATATGCTCAGTAACATACTCGACATCATTTAGACCTGCTGGAAACTTATGCTCAGTAGCTAGGCGATAATCAACAGAGAAAACAACCCTATTCGTAGTTAGCGCAAGTTTGCGACAAAAAGCATCAAATGAGTCTAAAGTTCCAGAAACAAAACCTCCACCATGAGAGAATATTATTACTTTTAATTTCTCATTAACTTTAGGGTTATATACTCTAACTGGGATATTATGACCATCATAATGAAGTATTTCTATATCCTTCACTAATTGCATATCAACTTTAGGATAACTATATATATCAAGTGATGCTGCAGCTTTTCGTGTTGCATCTAAATCTTTTCTATTTCCTTCACGATCAAATTTACCAATAAAGGTCAATAAATCTTGCAATTTTGCTGGTATAGCTTTGATACCGCCATATAAGTCTGGTACTTTCTTTAGAACTTCTGCTTCAAGCGCTTTTTCATGTTTAGAATTATCTCTAGCAATAACTTTTAGCCATGCTTTTTTGTTGGGGGATAATGATTCCTACTGGCATTGATAGATATCTAGCAATACCAAGCTCATGACAATCATTTTCAGCGTAAAATGGTAAGTTATTTACTAGCCATTTAACTAATTTCTCTGCTTTTAGATTATTTGTTTCTCTAATTTCCAAGACATTGTATAAATTCCTAACATCATGTGACCAAGGCACATAATCAACTATAAAATTACAGCTAATATAATTCAACCCTGCTTCTCTTGCTAAAGCGAATTCTGGAAATGCTGTCATACCTATAACTCCACCACCCATACTCTGAAAGCATTTAGCATCAATTATAGTAGGAAACTGTGGACCTTCGATACAGACATAACTTTGTTTAAAATGAATATCAAAATCAAATTCTTGCTTCTTTGTTCTAATCTCTTCGGCAATACTTTCTGTTATAGGTCTTGAAAGCGAAACATAATTTAGCAGTCCTTGCTCACAAAATGTAAACTCTCTTAGAGACTTAGTTCTATCTATAAATTGATATGGAATAACCATATCGCCAGGTTTTAACTCTTCTCTTAAGCTTCTAACTGAAGATAAAGCTATGATAGAGGTAGTACCATATTTCTTCAGAGCATATATGTTTGCTTTGTAGTTTATTTGATGTGGTAATATATTCTGACCTAAACTAGTTCTATTTAGAAATAATGCTTCTTTGTCTTCAACTTTTATTTTAAATAAACCATTAGAACATAAACCAAAGGGTGTTTCTCGTGATAATTCTTCTATAATCTCAAAGTCATCAAAAGATTCAAAACCAATACTACCTACTATTGCCCACATATTTTTATATACCTAAAAAGTTGTTGCTAAAATTTTCTTGTCTTTACAAAAATCACCAATATTTACTACACTAACACCATTAGGAGTTCCAGTCATTAGTAAGTCATTTTCACAGATTGAGATTTCACTTTGTTGCAAAAAAATCTATAATTTATTGTGGCTTATTAATCATTAAATCATAGGAATTAAGGTATTACTATGTGTTTTGAAGTTCAAAAACGCAATATCTTCACTATTTATTGCAATGAACTTACTTATCACAGTACTACTATCAAAAGCTTTTGCTAATTCCCGTGGTAGCCATTTTGCTTTGAGTGTTAACTGTAAATTTCTATCAGTCAGATCTAAACCCAAACCTACAGCTTTTATATTTGAATTATTATCAAAAGCAAAAACTATTTCACACTCATAGTGAGCTTCTATTGTTGATGATAATTTTATAGTTTTAGTTATACTTGAATTAGGTTTTATTAAAATAACAGAATTATCAGGAACTTCATTATTAAGCTCATGAATATGCTTAACGTAATTTCTACCACCACAAACTACTTTTGACTTTGTTAAATCAATTTGCATTTTTTGCTTTCCTTGACGAATATATACTAAAATTTATAATTAAATTTTCTATAATTTAAAATCTTCACCTAGGTACACTTTTCTAACCGTTTTATCAGCTAGAACTTCTTCTGGAGTACCTGCTGCGAGCATATTACCAGCATTTACAATATAAGCTCTTTCACAGATATCTAGAGTTTCACGTACATTATGATCTGTAATTAAAACCCCAATACCTCTATCTTTAAGATGGTGTACAACCTCTTTAATCTCTATTACTGACACAGGGTCAACCCCTGCAAATGGCTCATCAAGTAAGATAAACTTAGGATCCATTGCCAATGCTCTAGCAATCTCCACTCTTCTACGTTCACCACCTGATAAGTTCATACCTAAACTTTTACGGATATTTTGAATACTAAACTCATCTAAAAGCTCATTAAGTTTTTCTTCAATTTGGACCTTATTTAGGTCTTTACGAGTTTCCAAAATTGCAATAATATTGTCTTCGACACTTAACTTTCTAAAAACAGAAGCTTCCTGAGGTAAATAGCCC comes from the Francisella persica ATCC VR-331 genome and includes:
- the rhuM gene encoding virulence protein RhuM/Fic/DOC family protein → MNKEKDLVIYQLENGALELKADFNSETIWASQKDIVSLYGKDQSVISRHIRNIFKEGEVDEKSNMQKMHIANSNKPVVFYSLDVILAIGYKTNSVKAIKFRKWATQILKQHITQCYTINQLRIENDPNLLVDIISKLQASAQKQINNDDILELIKTFSYTWFSLQSYDEQKFPKTNTSTDIEISVQQLYKDIQKLKENLMNKNEATTLFAQEKSKGSLESIIKNVFQNVFGQELYQSIEEKAAHLLYFTVKNHLFNDGNKRTGAFTFIWLLKKFNYSHRITPEALATLTILIAESQPADKDKMIGMILLLLAGKTI
- a CDS encoding type I restriction enzyme endonuclease domain-containing protein, whose amino-acid sequence is MIFVVADAFNDHEKDLIHFYLVIRSIVVKPTKGKAQDTAQMNRRVANMIENAIKNEKVEEIFKLDSNDESKIHIFDKNYLIRLIK
- the lptB gene encoding LPS export ABC transporter ATP-binding protein — its product is MEKYTLEAKRLGKKYGSRWVVNNVSMKVSTGEIVGLLGPNGAGKTTSFYMIVGLIAATRGKVRMGQEDVTKMPIHLRARRGLGYLPQEASVFRKLSVEDNIIAILETRKDLNKVQIEEKLNELLDEFSIQNIRKSLGMNLSGGERRRVEIARALAMDPKFILLDEPFAGVDPVSVIEIKEVVHHLKDRGIGVLITDHNVRETLDICERAYIVNAGNMLAAGTPEEVLADKTVRKVYLGEDFKL
- a CDS encoding type I restriction enzyme endonuclease domain-containing protein encodes the protein MLIAKTLRICRYPIVIVKDQLDLLAKLFHKFDNSRYFASSPIEQLNCLNFASEYIHKKLEIRFMYIVKKLKADYDICCCRCF